From the genome of Glycine max cultivar Williams 82 chromosome 2, Glycine_max_v4.0, whole genome shotgun sequence, one region includes:
- the LOC100776477 gene encoding uncharacterized protein DDB_G0283697, with protein MKEEDFIERLMYRFDSKRFCRDCRRNVIREFKELKELKRMRREPRCTSWFCVADTAFQYEVSNDSIQADWRLTFADTVGLYHHFEWAVGTTEGKSDILEFENVGMNGCVQVSGLDLGGLSACFITLRAWKLDGRCTELSVKAHALKGQRCVHCRLIVGDGYVTITKGESIRRFFENAEEAEEEEDDGLMDEDGNEIDGECSRPQKHAKSPELAREFLLDAATVIFKEQVEKAFREGTARQNAHSIFVCLALKLLEERVHVACKEIITLEKQMKLLEEEEKEKREEEERKERKRAKEREKKLRRKERLKGKEKDTERKCSESMDVPGSTEISKDELSPASDVEQNNSIRSRSSVIVIEGDYPKIQDEDFTREGSTLRTQDCSYDDCEGDVAKAQHHTYDDWDGDIANAQDRNSTSTVEQSKFYCQRLRFRKEFQLDAPTKWSDRSHNAVASENGVAVGRSEPIHHEDNFGMPSRGINGLNRQSRINVAKSNGRNISHKCSERLYSSNSWINDRYNFHSCSCSLNNRTNRVSWETKPASKSESTVDTSKQFYGGSKYNHVDFMHESNGRTKGRVIPGNYSSRDLPQPKKVWEPMKSHKKYARSNSDSDVTLGSTSQGFQFDTVRSSVDEFGSSGEIDDEDSNLKRSRMVEGCQNNLDAETGASCSSTEIVSEAGMCLMGSSALNNSSDPNQGSTSSSDNCSSCLSEGDNNTTSSNRENTESSTSDSEDASQQSEVRDSSTCIDNGLSVSREAGMKKINNANDEGLTSRSPFGPSLGVTRGDVSGNPVVKITHNFDNGFSSINKCSQPQSMLPPVPKQNVQFPVFQPPSAMGYYHQNPVSWPAAPTNGLMPFPHPNPYLYAGLFGYSLNEDPCFCLQYGGLQQPAPLFNPVAVPVYQPVARAKGLNAEEPTLMSKPTSMVQEHFSRFAVEKVSLTGANLQKEALHGEVECGNSAKSQGSGFSLFHFGGPVDLSTGHKSVTASSNGDNVGDFSSKSSVDQVDKDHDCNKKEATVIEEYNLFAASNTLRFSIF; from the exons ATGAAGGAAGAAGATTTTATTGAGAGACTCATGTACAG GTTTGATAGCAAGAGATTTTGTAGAGATTGTAGAAGAAATGTTATTCGAGAATTCAAGGAACTAAAAGAACTGAAGCGCATGAGAAGAGAACCTCGTTGCACCAGCTGGTTTTGTGTTGCCGATACTGCCTTTCAGTATGAG GTATCCAATGACTCAATTCAAGCTGATTGGCGCCTAACATTTGCGGATACTGTTGGATTGTATCATCACTTTGAGTGGGCTGTGGGAACAACTGAAGGAAAATCTGACATTTTGGAATTTGAAAATGTTGGAATGAATGGATGTGTACAAGTCAGTGGCCTAGATCTTGGTGGTTTGAGTGCATGCTTCATCACCCTCCGAGCTTGGAAGCTAGATGGACGCTGTACTGAACTTTCTGTTAAAGCTCATGCATTAAAGGGTCAACGGTGTGTACATTGCAGGCTAATTGTAGGGGATGGTTATGTTACAATAACAAAAGGGGAAAGTATCAGAAGATTCTTTGAGAATGCGGAAGaggcagaagaagaagag GATGATGGTTTGATGGATGAAGATGGAAATGAGATTGATGGAGAATGCTCCCGTCCTCAAAAGCATGCAAAGAGTCCTGAACTTGCTCGAGAATTTCTTCTAGATGCTGCTACTGTTATATTTAAAGAACAG GTCGAGAAGGCTTTCAGAGAAGGAACAGCACGCCAAAATGCGCACAGCATATTTGTTTGTCTTGCACTGAAACTGCTGGAAGAACGAGTTCATGTAGCATGCAAAGAAATCATTACATTAGAAAAGCAG ATGAAACttctagaagaagaagaaaaggaaaaacgtGAAGAAGAAGAACGGAAGGAGAGGAAACGGGcaaaagaaagggagaaaaaacTTAGGAGAAAGGAAAGACTAAAAGGAAAGGAGAAAGATACAGAAAGAAAGTGTTCCGAATCAATGGATGTTCCTGGATCTACTGAAATCTCAAAGGATGAATTGTCTCCTGCTTCTGATGTAGAACAAAATAATTCTATTAGAAGCAGGAGTTCAGTCATTGTAATAGAGGGTGATTATCCTAAAATACAAGATGAAGACTTCACTAGAGAGGGTAGTACTTTGAGAACACAAGACTGCTCTTACGATGACTGTGAGGGAGACGTTGCAAAAGCGCAACATCACACTTATGATGACTGGGATGGAGACATTGCAAATGCTCAAGACAGGAATAGTACTTCTACAGTTGagcaatcaaaattttattgtcAAAGACTTAGATTCAGGAAAGAATTTCAACTGGATGCGCCCACAAAGTGGTCTGACAGAAGCCATAATGCAGTTGCTTCAGAAAATGGTGTGGCTGTTGGAAGATCAGAGCCAATACACCATGAAGATAATTTTGGGATGCCTTCCAGGGGAATCAATGGATTGAACAGGCAATCTAGAATAAATGTTGCAAAATCCAATGGTCGAAACATTAGTCATAAGTGCAGTGAGAGGCTTTATAGTTCTAACAGCTGGATAAACGACAGATACAATTTCCATTCATGCAGTTGTAGCCTGAATAATAGAACGAATAGAGTTAGTTGGGAGACAAAACCTGCTAGTAAGTCTGAATCCACAGTTGATACATCTAAGCAATTTTATGGTGGTAGCAAGTATAATCATGTAGACTTCATGCATGAGAGTAATGGAAGAACCAAAGGCAGAGTCATCCCAGGGAACTATTCCAGCAGGGATTTGCCTCAACCAAAGAAAGTTTGGGAGCCTATGAAGTCACACAAGAAGTATGCTCGTAGTAATTCAGACTCTGATGTTACATTGGGGTCCACAAGTCAAGGGTTTCAGTTTGATACAGTAAGGTCTTCTGTTGATGAATTTGGCAGTTCAGGTGAAATTGATGACGAGGATAGTAATTTGAAAAGAAGCAGAATGGTTGAAGGCTGTCAGAATAATCTTGATGCAGAAACTGGAGCATCTTGCAGCTCCACAGAAATTGTGTCTGAGGCTGGAATGTGTCTGATGGGCAGCTCTGCCTTGAATAATTCTTCTGATCCCAATCAAGGTAGCACTTCTAGTTCTGATAACTGCTCATCATGCCTAAGTGAGGGTGATAATAATACAACATCTTCAAACCGTGAAAATACAGAATCCTCGACATCAGATTCAGAAGATGCTAGCCAACAATCTGAAGTAAGAGATAGTTCAACCTGCATTGACAATGGCTTATCTGTTTCTCGTGAAGCTGGGATGAAGAAAATCAATAATGCAAATGATGAGGGTTTGACTAGCAGGTCACCATTTGGTCCATCCTTGGGTGTAACAAGAGGTGATGTATCGGGGAATCCTGTGGTGAAAATTACCCATAATTTTGATAATGGGTTTTCCTCCATTAATAAGTGTTCTCAACCTCAAAGCATGCTTCCTCCAGTGCCAAAGCAAAATGTTCAATTTCCAGTGTTCCAGCCTCCTTCAGCAATGGGATATTACCATCAAAATCCAGTTTCATGGCCAGCTGCTCCCACAAATGGGTTGATGCCTTTCCCACACCCAAACCCCTACTTATATGCTGGCCTGTTTGGATATAGCTTAAATGAGGATCCGTGCTTCTGCTTGCAGTATGGTGGCTTACAGCAACCAGCACCCCTATTTAACCCTGTTGCCGTTCCAGTTTATCAGCCAGTTGCCAGAGCTAAAGGCTTAAATGCAGAAGAACCGACTCTAATGTCTAAGCCAACATCCATGGTGCAAGAGCATTTTAGTAGATTTGCAGTAGAAAAGGTTTCTCTAACCGGAGCTAATTTGCAAAAAGAAGCATTGCATGGGGAAGTTGAATGTGGTAATTCTGCAAAGTCCCAAGGCAGTGGTTTTTCCCTGTTTCATTTTGGTGGCCCTGTAGACCTTTCAACTGGTCATAAATCGGTAACTGCATCTTCAAATGGCGACAATGTTGGAGATTTTAGTTCAAAGAGTTCAGTAGATCAAGTTGACAAAGATCATGATTGCAATAAAAAAGAGGCTACTGTCATTGAGGAGTACAACTTGTTTGCGGCAAGTAATACCTTAAGGTTTTCAATTTTCTAA